The DNA region TGCCGGTGGAAGAGTGACCCACGACCGCGACGTTCCGGATGTTTTCAGTGGCAAAAGGTTTTTCCGCCATCAAATCCTCCCTCTGCCAAGGGCTTCACCCTTGGGAATCGGTTTTAGATTCGCAGCACCTGTCCGGTGAGCTTCGCGTAGGCTTCCAAATACCGCGCCCTCGTTCCTTCCACCACTTCTTCCGGCAGCTCCGGTGCCGGTGGGTTCTTGTCCCAGCCGCAGCCCTCCAAAAAGTCCCGCACGAACTGCTTGTCGTAAGACGGCGGGTTTCCCCCCGGCTGGTAATGCTCCACCGGCCAGAACCGCGATGAATCCGGGGTGAGCGCCTCATCCGCCCACACCACTTGCCCCTGCTCATCCAGGCCAAACTCAAACTTGGTGTCGGCAATGATGATGCCCCGCTCCCGGGCGTAGGCGGCTGCCTGCCGGTAAATGGCTAGCGAGAGGTCCCGCAGCTTTTCGGCAAGCTCCCCACCCACCAGCTCCACCATGCGGTCAAAGCTAATGTTCTGGTCGTGCCCGGTTTCTTCCTTGGTGGCCGGTGTGAAGATGGGGGCTGGAAGCTCGTCCGCCTGGCGGAGGCCGG from Thermoanaerobaculum aquaticum includes:
- a CDS encoding phosphoribosylaminoimidazolesuccinocarboxamide synthase, translated to MAREPYRAPSTLKPHLLRQGKVRDIYGTADGNLVLVATDRISAFDVVLSPGIPGKGIILTQLSNFWFAHFAPLVPNHLLATEREKLGEPFSREETLAGRAVLVKKLTMVPVECVVRGYLVGSGWKEYRETGSVCGIPLPAGLRQADELPAPIFTPATKEETGHDQNISFDRMVELVGGELAEKLRDLSLAIYRQAAAYARERGIIIADTKFEFGLDEQGQVVWADEALTPDSSRFWPVEHYQPGGNPPSYDKQFVRDFLEGCGWDKNPPAPELPEEVVEGTRARYLEAYAKLTGQVLRI